In Isosphaera pallida ATCC 43644, the sequence AACCCCCGTGCGGGGATCGTCCCGTTGCTTTCCTTGAGATACACTGGGCTTGCTGCGATCGCGCGGGATGTGTCGCGCCGCCGTCGCTCGCGGGTGGAATCGCCTCCGCGCCTGCCGAGGCCACACGCCGCGTCGTCGCCGCCGGACGTTCGATCCGGTTCGCGCGCCCGCCATCCTCCGGGGTGGGCCGGGTCGTGGGCCTTCGAGTGAGTCCCCCCCGGTCCGCGATCGTTTCCCTGCCAAGGAGTCTCGCCGTGATGTCCGCCTCGTCCCCGCCGGAGCCCTCCCCCACCACCAACCGCGTCATTCGCAAAGTGGCCATTCTCTTCGCCGGAGGACCGGCTCCGGCGGCCAACGCCGTCATTTCCACCGCCGCAGCCTCGTTCCTCCGCAACGGCATCGAAGTGGTGGGTATTCTGCATGGATACTCCCATCTCGTCGAGTTTGGCCCGGATCATCCGATGCAGGAAGGCCGAGATGTGCTGACCATCACGAATCGGACCCTGCGGCGAACCCGCAACAGCCGGGGGATTCTCATTGGCACCGCCCGTACCAACCCCGGCAAGTCGGTCAACTCGCCCGCGGATCTGGCCGACCCAGTCAAGACTGCCCCGCTCAAAACCATCCACGACGCCCTCAGTTCGCTCAACGTCGATGCCCTGGTCTCGATTGGCGGCGACGACACGCTCAAAACCGCCAACAAGTTTCAAAAGTTCCAACGCTATCTGCCGGCCGACGCTCGGCGGATCGCCGTAGTCCACGTCCCCAAAACCATCGACAACGACTACTCCGGCATCGACTTCACCTTCGGTTACTTCACCGCCGTCGATACCCTCGCCCGCGAAATCCTCAACCTGTTGGCTGACGCCGAAGCCACTCGCTGCTACTACCTCGTTGAAACCATGGGACGCTCCGCCGGGTGGTTGGCCTACGGCGCGGCCATCGCCGGCGAAGCCTCGCTGGTCCTCTCGGTGGAGGACATCGTGGGCAAATATCGCGCCGAAGAAACCTACGAAGACCCCAAGACCGGTGAAACCAAAACTCGCCCTGTGATGAATATCAACGAAGTCATCAAGTGGGTGGTCGCCGCTATGCGGACCCGCGACCGGGACGGGAAACCTTTTGGGGTGATCGTGCTGGCCGAAGGTCTGGCCGAACTTCTTCCCTCGGAGATGCTCAAAGGCATCCCCCGCGACGATCACGGCCACATCTCCATCTCCCAGGTCAACTTGGGCAAAACCTTC encodes:
- a CDS encoding 6-phosphofructokinase, translating into MSASSPPEPSPTTNRVIRKVAILFAGGPAPAANAVISTAAASFLRNGIEVVGILHGYSHLVEFGPDHPMQEGRDVLTITNRTLRRTRNSRGILIGTARTNPGKSVNSPADLADPVKTAPLKTIHDALSSLNVDALVSIGGDDTLKTANKFQKFQRYLPADARRIAVVHVPKTIDNDYSGIDFTFGYFTAVDTLAREILNLLADAEATRCYYLVETMGRSAGWLAYGAAIAGEASLVLSVEDIVGKYRAEETYEDPKTGETKTRPVMNINEVIKWVVAAMRTRDRDGKPFGVIVLAEGLAELLPSEMLKGIPRDDHGHISISQVNLGKTFAKLVANEYRSQTGKDRKVNGLQLGYEARCAQPHAFDVMLGSQLGVGAYRALVERGLDGVMVSVSGQLDLTYVDFDKLVDPETLVTKVRFIEKDSDFQKLARFLETQVQY